The Bradyrhizobium sp. LLZ17 genomic sequence AGTAGATGGCCGAGAGGATGTAACGCTTGGGCAAGGAATTCTGCAGGTAGCCGACGCTCAGCGATCCCATGATGTTGAACAAGCCGATTGCCGCGATCACCCAGCCGCCGGTTTGCGTCGAGACGCCGCGGTCGACCAGGAACGCCGGCAGATGCACGGTGATGAAGGCAAGCTGGAAGCCGCAGGTGAAGAAGCCGAGCACCAGAAGCACATAGGAGCGATGGCCGAAGGCCTCCGCAAGCGCCTTGGTAATGGTCTGCTCATCCGCGGGCGCGGTGCTGGCGGGGCCTGCGACCGGCGGTGTCGAGATCGCCAGCGATAGCGGGACGATCAACAGCATCAGGAAGCCGAACACGCTGAGCGCCTGCTGCCAGCCGAAATTGTCGATCAGCGCGACGCCGACGGGCGCGAACAGGAACTGCCCGAGCGAGCCCGCCGCGGTGCCGGCACCCAGCGCAAGGCCGCGCTTCTCGACCGGCAGCAGCTTTGTGAAGGCGGACAGCACCAGATTGAACGAGCAGCCCGCGAGGCCAAAGCCGACCATCACGCCGGCGCCAAGGTTGAGCGACAGCGGCGTCGAGGAGTAACGCATCAGCAGCAGGCCGCCGGCATAGAGCAGAGCACCGACGCACATCACCCGGAACAGGCCAAAGCGATCGGCGATCGCGCCGGCGAGCGGCTGGCCCAATCCCCACAATAGATTTTGCACGGCGATCGCGAGGCCGAACACGTCGCGCCCCCAGGCGAACTCGTGGCTCATCGGCTGCACGAAGAAGCCGAGTGCCGAGCGCGGGCCGAAGCCGAGCATGCCGATCGCGCAGCCGCAAAGAATAATGATGGCCGGGGTGCGCCAGGAGGAGGAACGTGAAGCCGGATTGAACTCGCCCGCTTGCGTCGACATGGGGTTTCTCTTCTGTCGTTGGCGGGTCCGGAATGGGCGGCCGCGAGTCAGGCATTTAATGCAAATGCATGAAAATCCCAATCCAAAAATGATTGCGTTCTACGAAGGGCTGCTGCGCTTCAACCCAACCTCGTCTGGCGTGCGCATGGCGTGACTTGACGAGAATGTGTGCGGGTGGCCCTGGCGACCTCCCGCTTGGCGTGTTACAGTTGATTTACTCAGATTGAGTATATGTAGGCTTTGGCGGAACTGCACCGGCCCTCTCGGCCGGATTTCTCAAGCTTCAGATATACTCAAATGGAGCATAATTGTCATTTACGGGAGGCTTGGATGCCGATCACTGGAATTTACGGTCCCGACGACTTTGCCGACCGGCCGCAGGGCCGAGCCCTCGCCTCTCCCCGTGCCGCCCCGGCGCGAGAGGAGCTGCGCTGCCGATGCCCTCGCTGGAATGGACTGATGAGGTCGAGCGCGCCACCGCCCACCTCTACGATCGCGTGAAGCACGTGATCCCGCCCATCGAATGGCCGCTGATGGCACCGACCATCAAGGCGATCAACGAGCTCAAGAAGACGCGCAACGCGGTGATCCTCGCGCACAACTACCAGGCCCCGGAGATCTTTCACTGCGTGGCAGACATCGGCGGAGACTCGCTGCAGCTCGCCGTCGAAGCCACCAACGTGAAGGCCGATGTCATCGTACAGTGTGGCGTGCACTTCATGGCAGAGACCTCAAAGCTGCTCAATCCGGACAAGACGGTGCTGATCCCGGACCAGCGTGCCGGCTGCTCGCTCGCGGCCAGCATCACGGGCGCCGACGTGCGCCTCCTCCGCGAAAGATTTCCGGGTGTGCCGGTGGTCGCCTATGTCAACACGTCCGCAGAGGTGAAGGCCGAGGTCGACATCTGCTGCACCTCGTCGAACGCGGTGCAGGTGGTCGAGAGCCTGAATGCGCCAACCGTCATCTTCCTGCCCGATCGCTATCTCGCGACTTATGTAGCGTCGAAAACCGACGTGAAGATCATTGCGTGGAAGGGCGCCTGCGAGGTGCACGAGCGCTTCACCGCTGCGGAGTTGCGCGGGCTTCGCGAGGCCGATCCGTCGGTGCAGATCATCGCGCATCCCGAATGCCCGCCCGACGTGCTGGCAGAGGCCGATTTTACCGGCTCGACTGCGCACATGATCAATTGGGTGCGCGAACGGCGCCCGAAGCGCCTGGTGATGATCACGGAATGCTCGATGGCCGACAATGTGCGCGCCGAGCTGCCGGACATCGAGATGCTGCGCCCCTGCAATCTCTGCCCGCACATGAAGCGGATCACGCTGTCCAACATTCTGGAGAGCCTGCTGACGTTGCGCGAGGAGGTGACGATTGATCCTGCGTTGGCGATGCGTGCGCGTCGATCGGTCGAGCGGATGATCAATCTGAAGAATTGAGAGCAATCGCTGCCACAAACTCACCAGCGCAGAATTCGGAGAGAGCTATGACAACAACCAACATCCACAACCTCACCCGCTCGACCGACGACGTCGTCATCGTCGGCGGCGGTCTCGCCGGACTGTTCTGCGCACTCAAGCTCGCGCCGCGCCCGGTGACATTGATCTCGGCGGCCCCGCTCGGACAGGGCGCATCATCCGCATGGGCGCAGGGCGGCATCGCAGCCGCGGTGGCCGAGGGCGACGGCCCGGAGGCGCATGCCGCGGATACAATCGCGGTCGGCGGCGGTATCGTCGACAAAGCGGTCGCGCTCGGGATTGCGCGCGAGGCCAGCCAGCGGATCAACGACCTTCTCGCCTATGGCGTGCCGTTCGACCGCGATCTCGAAGGCCGGCTCGCGGTGGGCCGCGAAGCCGCGCATTCGGCACGGCGCATCGTGCATGTCCGCGGCGACGGCGCGGGCGCGGCCATCATCGCAGCATTGAGCGATGCCGTGCGCCGCACGCCGTCGATCCGCCTGATCGAAGGTTTCGTCGCCGAAGCATTGGCGACCGAGGACGGCGCGGTTACCGGCCTGCAATTGCGCGAGGCCGGCAATTTCCTGGCGAGACCGACGATGATCGCCTCGCGCGCGGTGGTGCTGGCGACCGGCGGGATCGGTCATCTCTATGCCGTCACCACCAATCCCGCCGAAGCCAGCGGATCGGGCCTTGCGATCGCCGCCCGCGCCGGCGCCGTGATCGCCGATCCCGAATTCGTGCAGTTTCATCCGACCGCCATCATGGCCGGCCGCGATCCGGCGCCGCTTGCAACCGAAGCGTTGCGCGGCGAAGGCGCGACGCTGATCAACGGCAACGGCCAGCGCTTCATGGCCGCACAACATCCGCTCGCCGAGCTGGCGCCGCGCGACATCGTGGCTCGTGGCGTGTTCGCCGAGATCGCGGCCGGCCGTGGTGCATTCCTCGATGCGCGGGACGCGCTGGGAGCGCGCTTCGCCGGTAAATTCCCGACGGTGCATGCAAGCTGCATCGCCACCGGACTCGATC encodes the following:
- a CDS encoding MFS transporter; translation: MSTQAGEFNPASRSSSWRTPAIIILCGCAIGMLGFGPRSALGFFVQPMSHEFAWGRDVFGLAIAVQNLLWGLGQPLAGAIADRFGLFRVMCVGALLYAGGLLLMRYSSTPLSLNLGAGVMVGFGLAGCSFNLVLSAFTKLLPVEKRGLALGAGTAAGSLGQFLFAPVGVALIDNFGWQQALSVFGFLMLLIVPLSLAISTPPVAGPASTAPADEQTITKALAEAFGHRSYVLLVLGFFTCGFQLAFITVHLPAFLVDRGVSTQTGGWVIAAIGLFNIMGSLSVGYLQNSLPKRYILSAIYFTRALATLAFISFPITPLSAIAFGAISGLTWLSTVPPTSALVALMFGTRWFATLYGFAFVSHQVGGFLGVWLGGIVFERFGSYTPIWWLSILFGVLSALINLPIVEKPAPRAVAQPA
- a CDS encoding L-aspartate oxidase, producing MTTTNIHNLTRSTDDVVIVGGGLAGLFCALKLAPRPVTLISAAPLGQGASSAWAQGGIAAAVAEGDGPEAHAADTIAVGGGIVDKAVALGIAREASQRINDLLAYGVPFDRDLEGRLAVGREAAHSARRIVHVRGDGAGAAIIAALSDAVRRTPSIRLIEGFVAEALATEDGAVTGLQLREAGNFLARPTMIASRAVVLATGGIGHLYAVTTNPAEASGSGLAIAARAGAVIADPEFVQFHPTAIMAGRDPAPLATEALRGEGATLINGNGQRFMAAQHPLAELAPRDIVARGVFAEIAAGRGAFLDARDALGARFAGKFPTVHASCIATGLDPATQPIPIAPAAHYHMGGIAVDDRGRSSIDGLWAGGEVSSTGAHGANRLASNSLLEAVVYAARIADDIAGGAIPSPTRLPDVVVTPRGGAPDAAAIKRLRTMMSAHVGVIRDSKGLEEAMRSFAALEREATSVVVRNMATTALLVAASAWTRCESRGAHFRADHPTDVPELAQRTMTTLAAAREVADSLIEHPMPRIAQSMIA
- the nadA gene encoding quinolinate synthase NadA, with amino-acid sequence MPSLEWTDEVERATAHLYDRVKHVIPPIEWPLMAPTIKAINELKKTRNAVILAHNYQAPEIFHCVADIGGDSLQLAVEATNVKADVIVQCGVHFMAETSKLLNPDKTVLIPDQRAGCSLAASITGADVRLLRERFPGVPVVAYVNTSAEVKAEVDICCTSSNAVQVVESLNAPTVIFLPDRYLATYVASKTDVKIIAWKGACEVHERFTAAELRGLREADPSVQIIAHPECPPDVLAEADFTGSTAHMINWVRERRPKRLVMITECSMADNVRAELPDIEMLRPCNLCPHMKRITLSNILESLLTLREEVTIDPALAMRARRSVERMINLKN